The segment AGGCGAATGATGGGTTGCTTTTTAAACTAGAGGATCATCTTGGAATACATTCACATTATGTTTATGACTCGGGCTGTCAGTCCTCACTTCAAGCTGTCACATCCTAAAATGCggtttattctattttattgatTCAAATGGATACTTTAATTCTTTTAAATGGAGCATTTGAGTTCAATATCAAGTTCAACCCACCGTGACTGTGTCGTGAACTTGAGTGGATTGACGGCGAGGTATGCCTGCTTCGAGCTTGGTTATATTACGTGTCATTGATGAGTCAAACTTGTTGTCTCTGACGTAGTcagtctattttttttattgccataATTGAGATGTAAGAAACTCCCCAGGATGAAAACTTTTGAGATCCATAAATTGATTGGAAGGGCATGCCCTTCCTTAAATCTAGTCGAGAGGAGGAACGGTGGTGAATGACGGATTTATCTTTCAGTAGATGAGGAGTCTGTAGACCCTGGAGAGGAATGCAAAAGGCAGGGGTCAGTCATGAGAATACCTCTGATAGTTGGGCGGTGTGATGAACAAAGACCATATTATAAAGTATTGTGCCAGCTGAAGACTGCAATCATTTGCACATCATGGGGAAGTTTTCTGCAGAAAACGTGTCGTGTGATGGAgtctgtgaaatgttttttgttagtaAAAATAggccttttttttgtcagaacAGAGGCAAAACTATAATGCTATTATTTATCCTATATTTGTTCAGTATCTGCAGAGCTGCATCCACAAATCAACTAATTAGTGAGATATAAAGAGTCTCTGCTGATTGAATCAGTTGAGTGCCCTCTGATATCTTGTAAAATTCATATTAAAGAATTGTGAGAGGTATAACAATCCCACCAGAGTTTGTCTGTGAACGTTTATTGGAGGTATCTGTTAAAGTTGTTCATGTGAGGTGTACTAGGGGATATTATGTGAAATATACCCTCTTAAAGTAACCTTGTAGAATATCGTTCTATTTTACACGGCCAGTGGCTTCAACCTGCTGACCCCGTTACTGTAAATATGAGTAGAGTGCGGCAATGAGCATCAGTCTTTTCTTAAAACAAGCTTGTAAAATTGGGACATCACCGCTTTATATGACGTGGAATTCAACCCTCATTTGCTAGAAAACAAGATGTCATATGCACCCTATCCTTCAAGAAAAATTGTTTTCATAAGAAATAGCATTTAAAAAACCTTTGCCATCTTATAAAGATATTAAACGAGGCCACGGACAGTTCCATGAGTGTAAAAGGAGAAGCAGACTGTGCTCCTTTTGGACTCAGCGGGACTCaattgaagaaaaacaagattcttaataaataataaaatatttttattgtgtttttaaaaagcatataCACCTCTGTAATACAGaagttaatgttttgttttgtctgagaTGGACCGAGTGGGTGGTACCATGTGTAGCAGAAGTTAGCCTGGACACGTGGTTTGGATATGACCAATCAGGCGACCCTCCAGGTTTAACTACGTTAAATGTCAGATTGCAATAAACTAGAAGCTGTTGGTCGGGCCCGCGGAAATGGGCGAGCATAATCTCCTTAATCCAGGGTTTGTGGGACCTTTGGTAAACATCCACACaggagacacattttattttccgaATTTTAGAGCCTCAGGGGGACAACTGGCGGGGCTACCGTCGCTCTCCTACCCGAGAAGGGACAATGTTTGCTCCCTTCCGTGGAATCCTTCGGAGCCGTGCAATGGATACTCTCAATCCTACTTTAGCAGCCCGGTGTCTATTAACCCTTCTTTCAGTCGCTCGTGTGAAATTAGCAGACCAGAAGAGGGTAAATGTTATTATAGCAACGGGAACAGGGAGACCTGTTCAGGTGGCAGCAGCCTCAAACGAGAGGATAGGGCGAGAGACACATTATCATTAACTGAGCACGGGATGCACAGTGGGATTGGCAGCACAGCCGCCTTCTCCAAATATGATTATGGGATCGAACAGCTCACGCAAGACCCGCCATCCTGTCAGTCAATGGAGTCCGACtccagctcctctctgctcaACGAGGGCAGCAAGCCTCCATCCAGCGACACACAGACCCTGGTGTCACCGGGCAGCCATTCAAGCAACATAGCCATAGGCGGAGGTGGGTgctatttttttctctcaatttAACAATTATTTGAAACGCACGTTCACATTATTTATATGAGACTTGCACATAGCGTGCACATGCGGTATTACACCGTAGTTAGAGCTCGTTATCTTGATGCACAACTTGCAGTTTAGATTAGCCTGCAGGATAGTTGCGTGGTGTGCAAACGCCGCTAGGGGTTGCCCTAAAATGCCTCACGCGCCATGTGGTTGTGTACAGTTACAGATAACCTCACCAAGCTATAATGCCCACCAGCTTTGGAATAAATGATCAGCCCCTTCATTGCGTGTCCTCCACCCAAAACTGTGATCCAGGCACAGTAATGGTAATTGTATTGTTGcacattgtatatatttaaacaaattaGCGTAGTGATTTAAAGAGGATAGACGCTTTGGATGATTGCATTGAAAAGAgagagttttctttttaatgactCGTAAACAGAATTAATATCTGTCGCTGTGTACTCAAGAGTCATTTAATATGCTCTGAAACTCGCAAATAAGTAGGGGTATTTTCAAGCACGGCTTAATTATCACGTTAATGCTACTTTAACTGCAACAATAAAACTGGCTGTGACATAAGCCGCTGTACATTGGTGGTCTCTAGGGAGGATTGTAAAATACTAAATTAAAACGTACGATCCAAAATTGCACAACATTGTGCAGGTTCTGGTGGTTCTGAAATTGTGTTTGAGATCAGATATGTCCCGGGACAGACCAAAACAAATCCAGTGTGGCTGTGTGGAGGAAATGAAGGCTCAGGGGCGCCAGTTCTCTGAATCCTAATATTCATCTGCAAAACAAAGTAATCCTCTAGATTACTTAAACGTTTGGTATATACATCTATGggtattactttattataatgtaatttGACTTTGTGTGATTGCTTTCCAGCTTACTGCTCAAATGAAAGCAAAATGCACTTATCCCTCTGTATGCACAGTAGGGCAATTACTCAAGCTCCCCTTGGACAACCGACGCCCCTATAGGCTCCTCATAACCTTGGAGGTGACCGTGATTTTGCAACTGTGTTGACTAATCCGGtgttgcccccccaccccctcctcctccctctcctccaggtgCCCCGTGGTACCCGATGCACACTCGGACCAGAAAGAAGCGTAAACCGTATTCCAAACTTCAGCTGGCTGAGCTGGAAGGTGAATTTATGCTGAATGAGTTCATCACCAGGCAGCGGCGGAGGGAGCTCTCCGACCGTCTGAACCTCAGCGACCAACAAGTGAAGATCTGGTTCCAGAACCgcaggatgaagaagaagagactcaTGCTGAGGGAGCAAGCCATGGCCTACTTTTAGAGATGCAGCAGAAGGTGAATCGATAGGCAATAAAAGCCAATCCTTCGCTCCCGTAGGTCATATTTCAATGCATGCACTCATCTATCCCTCTTTTACATTGCAGGGCGATTATCATATTTTCTGatattattttagtttctcAAAGGTGCCGGCAACACAAGCCCAAAACATGTCATTCAAACCTTCACGTATATAATTGCACCACAAACAGCGAGGatgtgttgttctgtgttgtcatacctattttagtttttctgatTTGAGATATGCCTTCGTGGCAATAGCTGACACAAAATGacgtcatctttttttgttccaCTTTGAGTCAGGGAAATTGACGAGAAAGCGGGGCCACAtggtaaaataaaatactaataataaataggTAGAAAGCTCGTCTTGTCGCATGTGCTCAATACTTTCTCTGGCGGTGGGGACTGATGAAGAAGAATCCCCCTCCCGGTTGCTCAATACTTCCACAGTCTTAATTGGTCGGGGCAGAGGAGCAGCATCTTTATCTCCTTCCCATAGTTTCGCCACGCTTTGTGGCACGTTCACGGTCACGGGCAGGAAGTCTGGGTGTCTGCATAAGGAGATGAGGAATACAATATTCCTCCTTATCCATTTCCCAACCGCAACCTTATCCATAGTGATGTCTTTATGACTGCGCAATGAAAAACATAGGATTGTCATAACTTCGTTCATGTGCTAACATATTTCCTAAAGTATTTTTTCTTACTTGTATTACATTTCAACATATCTTAACAACAGGCACATCATACTGCATGGGTTGCATTTCTTTAGTTGAGTGAGATCACCGTTTGAATAGAGTTTTAAACAGCTATTAATTAAGTTAAAGTCCAGATTGTGCCCGCGTGCATTCAACTATGAACTTGCCAGAATCTGTATTGGAAATATTCGCCAGAACAACATTTTTAGGCCAACTTGGTTAAACAAGGGAACTGCCTACAGTTTTGACAGAGGATGGGGGGTTCGTTTTAGGCCTGTAAATTAATTTCTCAAacttgacaataaataaataagtagaaACTTAGATATGTTAATCATCGGCTTATGTGTGCGCTCCTATAATTCAGGGCGAATAAAGTGCATCATGTCATGTAAAACGAGTAAGCTAGCAGTGAAATGTATTTGCAGCATGTTATTGATGTAAAATAGCTAAAAGTCATGTTCTGCGGGCCATTTCTTCTGCAGGGGActtttttaatacatgtttttctgAACAAATCAAAAGTGAATACAACCTTGAACATTTTGACACACACGTCTATaaagaatgtattattattattaatattattattagactaTTAGGATGGAAAGACTGAAGGCTTATTAGGCCTACTAAATGTACTTGCTCTTTGCAACATGCTCAATGTTGTCCCTTTCCATACCTTGTACTCGTGTATAACTttgtaaaatgaaatgacatGTTACTTTTTGCATCCAGCTTGAGGATCCCTTATCGCTATGTAATAGTGCGTTATGTTATTGCTCGTCTTGTACTATATCGCATTCCATATAGCCTATTTGTGGTTGTAAGAGTTGGAAATGTGGGCCTATTATATCATACTGCCATTAATGGACATAATAAATGGTATGCAATACGTTTTACCATacgtgacatttaaataaactatGTTTCAGTGTGATAGTTGTTTGTTATCgttcttttattttgtcccTTATGGCATTCCCTCCTTTGCGCTTGTAAGAATTGCTACGTTGTCTTGTAAAAGTAATACTGATATGAATGTATGCGTACGGTCTTCAATAAACATAATATTGAAACTTTATTGGTGTAACCTCACTCTGTCATTAGGTTGCCTCTCTGAATGTTCTGCTTTAAAATCTGCTCTTCTGAGTGCTAACTGGTGGGATTATTTTAATAGACGTGACCTGTAACACAGTTTAAAAAGTGCATGTGTCCAGCGCAGTGAAATGAACATTAATGTGACATTTGGAAGTATTTGAGAGGGTGTTTTGTTGTCACGCAGCTGTACATGCTGTGGACTTTAATCAATGCGAGCCCACACAGGTGGGCATTGTTTTATTATGACCGCTCAGATATACAAAGGTATACGGCTATCGGTAGCTATAATAGATGTCCATGCCAAATGGCGGCCAGGTGCATACATTATGCTAAACCACCATCTCGCattgaattatatttatattttcttcctGCAACAACTATATTAGTTTTAATAAATAAGcaccaaatacaaatatatatatttccccttGAGGTTCGACCTAAAGAGTGTCACTGGTATGCTTCAAGCCTATAACGACGCAGACAACCCCGCTGCAGCTCAGTAAAGCAGCGTTACACCCCAGTATTACACAGTCAAGCCTCTTGGACTGGCTGTGCATCATGCATCTTCTGGTTTACAATCGGGTTTTAAACACGTTATAATTTCATATCAAAACCTATATGGGCATCGAAAACATGCGCACAGGTCCAAAGGGCTCTCACAAACTGATACACTTATATTTGAAACCATCAACGCTCTCCCTTCTGGCATGACGTGTAACGCGATGCAGGGTCGTGCATTGTTTTCCTATCAGAGTGGAGCTATAGCATTAATGCTTCTGTTGTTGTGCTGTCTCGATGTTGAGATCACATTTAGCCTTTTCAGTGAAGTGTGAACGGCCTTTCTGAGTTAGTAGGTCCATGATCACAACATGAATGCACACAGGACGGGAGCTAATTACCGCTTGGTGCTGTACTGGCGTGAACATTTATCAATTATGATATATTTAAGCTATGGTGCAACTACCAAAGTATTCTTTGCTTTGAGCTGATTTAGTTTCACTAACTCTTTCATCACAAAAGCTGCTCTATGAGTAGAGAAGCCTCTGGTATGTTCCCCGTTTACCTTGCTTCAAACCTGCACCTTTTCCAAACACCTTATTGTGTATTCATCAGCTCAGTGCATAATATAGCCGTGTGCTTAGTGTTCATTTAAAGAATgaatatatactgtaatatCCTCCATGAGAGGAATGGGCCGTTTGGACAAACTGCGATCCGATTGTGCACAATGCGTCAGTTTGCAGgtatatgaaaaataattataaattgcTGCTTGCATCTTTAcatattatgaataataatatgcTAAATATATAAAACGAGACTTGATAGAACTATTGAAATATATAACATCCACTAGTTTTATGTATTGGAAAAACTCATCTCAATGTACATTTACGCATCTAAGCTCGTTTGAAGAATCATATCAAATGAATGGCCATCTAGAAGTTAAACATGGATATCAGAGTAAATACGAGCATATTATGCGATGGATTACTTATCTCCTTATAATTCTAAAAATACAGGCAGAATGTTTTGATATGCACCATTTACGAACCGACTATAAGACCCAGTGGCCGTGTTTGTTTGAATCAAAGGAACACACATTAGTTGTGAAGTAGTATCAGGCTGATGCATAAACAGCAAATGCACCAAGTATTTGCTGTGATATGATAATAACCAAGACTGTGAAATAATACAGACATTGTGTGTATTGAATTTCATCACCCAGAGGACATCATTCATAACAACTCCAATGTGTGTAGCTAATCAAACGCGCTGTTGCCCATTAAAGGAGATAACCCAGTGTCTTATGTGTGTTGCATTGTTAAATGGGTTAGAAAAAGAATAATTAATGCAAAATGCACCATCACGCTCCTGTGCGTCCTgctttatttgtaaaataaatatttgaggtCAGTTATGTAAAAAACATTGTTCGTACTCTTGAAATGTATACATCAACATTTGTAATAACTTAATATTGCGCAACTATTTATTTATAGGGCTATTGGCCTTTGTGCTATAGAAAATGTCCAAAACAATCGAGATGGAAAAGGGTTAAGGATACATATTCACCATAATCCATAATGTTAACGTTCAGTTAACTGAGGGAAGTGTACGCTTCAAGTCAAAGCAGTGAACGTGTCCATGATTTGTACAAATGTGTTGTGTTCATCGAGACCAGGCAACATTGAGCACAGCGTGATTCGTGTTTGCCAAGATTAAATGATGCAAACGGTTGTTTGTGCTTTTACAGGCTAGTTGGGTGATTCCTGTAAAACGGTGGGATTATTTGGACTGTATAACATGGCAGTCTGGTGCCAAACGGATGAACATGTGATCTAGTTTTAACTTGAACTTCACACCAGACTTATCTGCATGGTGTTAGAAGTGACTTTCTTGGGTGTCCTATTTACTcaaatatattctttattttgcttTTGCTTATGACACTAACATTATATTGTGCTGGAAACTTTTATAATGGCTTCCACGTCGGACACACCACTGAACATTGGACTGCGCCTGTATACCTACAATCCCTGCTTCTCAGCAGCTAAACGAGATCACTGCATTAGAGCTAGTattattttcacttttttttgccTTGACTATATGTAATGAGTAATTAATGTAATACCGGATGGAGGAGCGAATTAACACCAAACCTGAGAAGAAACCATTTCGGAGAAGCTCAACATATTTGTGTTGTAAAACAGGACGACATTTCAGTCACCATTGCAGGTCTTTTACAATAGGTCTTTCACTGCTCTTGCGCACTTTTGACTTTGAGACTGGCTAAATCTGTTTATGGCGGCCTGTCTCCGTGTCCCAAAGGTCAGTGAGCTTCACAGTGCCCTTCGCAGAGAACTTGTGTGGCATGTGGTCTACGTCCCCCGCCACCCCTCTGCCGTTTATGGTACGGAGCTGGCTAGAGAAATAGAAAGCAATGTTATTCCTGCTaaagtatgcgtgtgtgcgtgcgtgcgtggacGTGCAGGAGTGTGgggagagcgtgtgtgtgtttggaaggAGTGTTAATGTGATAGAGAAAAGAGAGACTCGGCAGACTGCTTAACATGAAACATCCGCGTCGTTGTGTCTCCTTTCAGAACGGTCATATTGATTTTGACGTTATTTTAAATGAGTTCTCTATAAGCTccattttttttactgaaatggACTAtcttatacatttattttttaataccaTCGCCCGTCAAACAAACCCTTAATACGGGATGCCAGTGTTTCATTGCCGTATTGGAAGAGCCGGAATCCTCTTAGATCAGTTGTCCCCGATGGAATGAAACATCTTAGAATTGATTTGAAATTGATTGAGGTTGCGAAAGCAAATCAGAAGGGTTTTATTTTACTGTTCTTGTTAACTTATTGTGAAATCATTGCCATTCTTCGttttgtatttctgaaatggTGTGACAAAATAGTCGGTATGTGTACGGCATTCGTCAGCGCCTGAATCATTATTTTATCACAAATATTTATTGGATTCTCAGTTTGCAGTTTGCAATTTTTTTCCgtcttaaatatatatgtagattTCTCTCTGTGTGCCTGCCTGGGGCATTCTTCTTAAATGAGTAGTATTTTGGAGGTGGGCTGTCCTCTCCCGTCCGACGCTGAAGGTCAAGTATGCAGCACAGAGCTGTTCAACCGGCGGAGCCTGCTTGAAGCTCCAATTTAATACAAGATGGGAAATTCTATGTCACCTGTTCAAGTTTGTCCCGGATCGGTTcagtgcctttttttcttcttctcgtaACAACACACATTTGTCAACGCAGTGCTGTGTGTGCAGGCCTGGTTCTGAAGAAAAGCTTGAAAACCCTGCAGCTCACACGGCAACAATACTAATGCCCGATATTTGAGGGTTTAGCGTACAGCTCGCAGCTTCTATTTGAGGTCCACGTCACGCCATGCAGACCGAACCCAGTGTGATCCCCGTTGCGAAAAGAACCAAACAGTGCGTGCTGCGCCACAATTGAAATAAATACAGGTTGAATTCGCAAATACATTTCACTGACTCTCCACCTGCatgaacaataacaatatgTCAGATTTCTTTTGACAAGACGTTGGTTACAACAGAAAAGatttgacaaaataatgaaaacaatgccATCAAGTAAAACGCTAATGTTTGGAAACGCGTCTCTGTGTTATTACTGCTCATACAAAAGTTACATCAAGATATGACTCAACTTAGATCGTGTTAGTATTTTGTACACAACCTGCAAGTCTAGAAAAGCACCATTAAAACCACTGCGTAATGGTTCGCTGGTGGTGCGTAATTTCGTTCCACCTTGTGCTTAATTTCCGAAACCTGTCAAAAAACGTTTAATTAGGATAGTTAGTCAACCAGACTTATTTTCAAACACTGGACATATTATCCctgctgttatttttaaaatgggTTTCTGGTATTTACGAAGATTGACTGGATCTTCATAGACTAAGAATatctttttgaaaatgtcagcATGTGACAGGCCATAGCCTCAAGTATATTCTGCTTATAAATGGTCTTTATGATGACTTTTGTAGACTAGTATTAATCGCGAAACTAAGAGCTTCTCAAGAAGAATATCAGACACTATAGCTTATTTGTTCtgactttatttataatttgtttaaaGATGGATACAATTCTGTGTTTATTGTCCCGCTGCTTAAAGGACTTTTAGGTTAATCTAAATAACACATATGGAGCTGAAGCCCGCAGTCACTATTGGCCGATTTCTTGAGATCATTTAATACTTCTAATAAAAAAGTTAACACATTGTTGTGAAAGCTTTATGTCCTAGTGGTTGGAAGAGAAATACACTCTGGAGATTGCTCTAAATGTAACAGCAACACACATCTTTATCTTGTAAGCTATTGTTGCCACCACAAACGCTTCATGCGAGGTGCATTCACTGAGAgctcagtaaaaacaaaacaaggctCTTTAGTGTTGCTTGAAACTGTTCGCAGCTCATACAGACAAGTTTAACTGCCCGACTTACATCCAATTAAACTTATCTAGGCCATGAGGGGACAGTAATATGATTACACAGGCTTCCCACGTTTAGCCTTGACTTCAGCTAGCTGTGCAGCAGTGTCTTAGTGAACTGCTCCCATTGTGcgtgttgtgtttgtctgtgcttAGTTTTGTATCACATGGCACAGGATTTATCGACGCGGTGCCAAAACGCTACAATATTTAGGAGCGCCATTTTTGAACGGAGATTCCTTCTTAACAAAAGGGTGACACCTCAGTTAACCATTGCAATGACGGTGCTAGCTAGCAATACATAGCTTAAATTCCACAGACACTGTCGTAAAGTTAGTGCTCcaacagtgatatttaagaaaaGAATGCCAACTGTTTACAGCACCTTCTCTTTGGTGCTCTCAGCAGAACATGTTGACTAACTTAGAGTATAGTTGGGACATCCATTTACagtattgtttttcattgtgtgaGTCATTAGAATAAGTATAGGACTTAACTCAGGAAATCACCCCTTTGCGTGCAAACTGCATACTTGGCATGATCGTTTGGTGCAACCAAATTAATCTTTCCTGGGTCCTACTGCGAGCGGAATATCCGCATCAGTCATCCAGggaaattaatacattataaaCCTTATTTTTTGACCTGAGAATAGCAGTGTTTAAACCTTCGGAAGGCGGATATTGCCAAGTGATGGACGTtgactggtcacatgttgtcaCTTTGTGACACACACTGCGACTTTAACGCAGCCAGGAGTAATATTTTTTATCCTTAATTCCGCTTGTGTAATGTGTGGTCTTTAAACTAATCTTTCGCATTTTTCAGTCGTCTTGATTATCAGCCCGTTTGAATTGCATTTGTGCATCACTTATTCATATACCCTTACATTACTTATTCATACCGCGCTAATACGCGTCAATGAAATGATCATGAAGAGGAAATGATTTGACCAAATAGCTTTGGACTGTCTGCCTGCTGATGGAAAAGATtgtaatgtacatttatttttatgggACATTTGTTATTCTACAATTGATATAATGATCAGATTAATGtctatacattttaaatatcgTACTTCAGATCCTTTAGTGTCGGCCAATCAGTATTGCGGGTTTCCAGTTTGTAGGAATTCAACTTCAGATTCAAGCCATGGGTTTTATCTTGTATCCGCTTTTTAATTACTCAGTGTACTATCTCTTATACATTTAGCATAAGCAATGACATTTTGATTTGCGAATTAATATTGGTGTCCACAGGCCATGATGTTTATTCAAA is part of the Cyclopterus lumpus isolate fCycLum1 chromosome 7, fCycLum1.pri, whole genome shotgun sequence genome and harbors:
- the hoxc12a gene encoding homeobox protein Hox-C12a: MGEHNLLNPGFVGPLVNIHTGDTFYFPNFRASGGQLAGLPSLSYPRRDNVCSLPWNPSEPCNGYSQSYFSSPVSINPSFSRSCEISRPEEGKCYYSNGNRETCSGGSSLKREDRARDTLSLTEHGMHSGIGSTAAFSKYDYGIEQLTQDPPSCQSMESDSSSSLLNEGSKPPSSDTQTLVSPGSHSSNIAIGGGAPWYPMHTRTRKKRKPYSKLQLAELEGEFMLNEFITRQRRRELSDRLNLSDQQVKIWFQNRRMKKKRLMLREQAMAYF